The proteins below are encoded in one region of Sulfolobus islandicus Y.N.15.51:
- a CDS encoding GMP synthase (glutamine-hydrolyzing), producing the protein MFDPASFVKEIGPQLKQKVGNERVLAAVSGGVDSTTAAVLAYNLLGNKVIPVLIDTGFLRKNEAEKIKAYLSNVLPNLIVVDERETFTSEIEGMEEAEAKRKKFRELFYSSISSLMRKFNAKYLMQGTIAADWVETQGGIKTQHNVLVQIGIDTEKEWGFTLIEPLADLYKNEVRELARYLKLPKEISERQPFPGPGLLVRTIGKLTREKLEVVREANDIVEKYLDPFNYSQYFAVSFESDGNFVILDGIDAFLYKARATGVKGDVRAYGNIAKVECSDINAAKSFVDTLVKYDITHVLCSLDERSNGKYSIAIRAVITEDFMTADYARIPKEVLEKISSEILQKIPNVKEVLYDVTSKPPATIEFE; encoded by the coding sequence ATGTTTGATCCTGCTTCGTTCGTTAAGGAAATAGGACCACAGCTGAAACAGAAGGTAGGTAATGAGAGAGTTTTAGCTGCAGTAAGTGGTGGTGTAGATAGTACTACAGCTGCAGTTCTGGCTTATAATTTGTTGGGTAACAAAGTAATTCCCGTTTTAATAGATACTGGATTTTTAAGGAAAAATGAAGCTGAGAAAATTAAAGCTTATTTAAGTAATGTCTTACCTAACCTTATCGTAGTGGACGAGAGGGAGACATTCACTTCTGAGATTGAGGGAATGGAAGAAGCTGAAGCGAAAAGGAAGAAATTTAGAGAACTGTTCTATTCTTCTATTTCATCATTAATGAGAAAGTTCAATGCAAAGTATTTAATGCAAGGAACCATAGCAGCCGATTGGGTAGAAACACAAGGCGGAATAAAGACACAGCACAATGTCTTAGTTCAAATAGGTATAGATACAGAGAAAGAATGGGGCTTTACATTAATTGAGCCGTTGGCAGACCTATATAAGAATGAGGTCAGAGAACTAGCTAGATATCTTAAATTACCTAAGGAAATTTCAGAGAGGCAGCCGTTCCCTGGTCCTGGCCTCCTAGTAAGGACAATTGGAAAACTGACTAGGGAGAAGTTAGAAGTAGTAAGAGAAGCTAATGACATAGTTGAAAAATATTTAGATCCCTTTAATTATTCACAATACTTTGCGGTTTCTTTTGAATCTGATGGTAATTTTGTAATTTTGGACGGTATTGATGCATTTTTATATAAGGCAAGGGCAACTGGTGTTAAGGGTGACGTTAGGGCTTATGGCAATATAGCAAAAGTTGAGTGTAGTGATATTAATGCAGCGAAAAGCTTTGTCGATACTCTGGTTAAATATGATATTACCCACGTATTATGTTCCTTGGATGAAAGGAGTAATGGGAAATACAGCATTGCAATAAGGGCAGTAATTACGGAAGACTTCATGACTGCAGATTATGCTAGAATACCTAAAGAAGTCCTAGAGAAAATTAGTTCTGAAATATTACAAAAAATACCTAATGTAAAGGAAGTACTTTATGATGTTACTTCTAAACCACCTGCAACTATCGAGTTTGAGTGA
- a CDS encoding CBS domain-containing protein, protein MKEEFVREYMKSNVVTVSKNTVLREVTRIMTDNNVGSVIVVDNGKPIGIITERDVVRAIGKGKSLDVKAEEIMTASLITIKEDSPITGALSLMRTYNIRHLPVIDHDGNLRGIISIRDIARAIDDILEG, encoded by the coding sequence ATGAAAGAAGAATTTGTAAGAGAATATATGAAAAGTAATGTAGTAACGGTAAGTAAAAACACTGTACTTAGAGAAGTAACTAGAATAATGACAGATAATAACGTAGGCTCAGTAATTGTAGTAGATAATGGGAAACCTATTGGCATAATAACGGAACGCGATGTAGTTAGGGCCATTGGAAAAGGTAAAAGTTTAGATGTAAAAGCAGAAGAGATAATGACTGCTTCCCTTATAACTATCAAGGAAGATTCACCGATAACTGGGGCATTAAGCCTTATGAGGACATATAATATTAGACATTTACCAGTTATTGATCATGATGGAAACTTAAGGGGAATAATATCTATAAGAGATATTGCGCGGGCGATAGATGATATTTTAGAAGGCTAA
- a CDS encoding zinc-dependent dehydrogenase codes for MVEEFSHMKSVVIENGKVAIRELPLPKLHQGDVLVKMKACGLCGTDIEKICGQYTASQPILGHEPAGIIQESTVDWLKPGDRVFAHHHVPCYECYYCKKGSPTMCPYYRKTNLDPGGFSEYFRVPAWNVVRGGILKLSDNVSFEEGAFIEPLATVIRAQRRVMINKDDIVFIVGVGPMGLLHAMMAKVNNAGVVIASDVSEFRVEFGYKVGIDYSLNVKKVSVVDEVKKLTDGRGADVTIIASGSPSAIISGLNATRKGGRVLLFGVPYKGTILNYDISDLLNNEISIIPSNAAVEEDTKEALSIIANKKIDVTKLITHRFPLDEFNEAVRVAKEGNAIKVIIYS; via the coding sequence ATGGTGGAGGAATTCTCACATATGAAAAGCGTAGTTATTGAAAATGGAAAGGTCGCAATAAGAGAGCTGCCATTACCTAAATTACATCAAGGTGACGTATTAGTTAAAATGAAGGCTTGTGGATTGTGTGGTACTGACATAGAGAAGATTTGTGGACAATACACTGCATCGCAACCAATATTAGGCCATGAACCAGCTGGAATAATCCAAGAATCCACGGTTGATTGGTTAAAGCCTGGAGATAGGGTTTTTGCACACCATCACGTTCCATGTTATGAATGCTACTATTGTAAAAAGGGAAGTCCAACCATGTGTCCATATTATAGAAAAACCAACTTAGATCCTGGTGGATTTTCGGAGTACTTCAGAGTTCCAGCTTGGAATGTTGTACGAGGCGGAATATTAAAGCTATCAGACAATGTGAGCTTTGAAGAAGGGGCATTTATAGAACCCTTGGCTACCGTTATTAGAGCGCAAAGGAGAGTAATGATTAACAAGGATGATATAGTTTTTATCGTTGGAGTAGGCCCTATGGGATTATTACACGCAATGATGGCTAAGGTAAATAATGCGGGAGTCGTTATAGCATCAGATGTAAGTGAGTTCAGAGTCGAATTTGGATATAAGGTAGGTATTGATTATTCGCTTAATGTGAAGAAAGTTAGTGTGGTTGATGAAGTTAAGAAATTAACTGATGGAAGAGGTGCGGATGTTACTATAATTGCCTCTGGATCTCCCTCTGCAATAATCTCTGGTCTTAATGCTACTAGAAAGGGTGGTAGAGTTTTGTTATTTGGAGTACCATATAAGGGGACGATACTTAATTATGACATTAGTGATCTCTTAAATAACGAAATTTCAATAATTCCCAGTAATGCTGCTGTAGAGGAGGACACAAAGGAAGCACTGTCTATAATAGCTAACAAGAAGATTGATGTAACTAAGCTGATAACACATAGATTCCCGTTAGATGAGTTCAATGAGGCCGTAAGGGTAGCTAAGGAGGGAAATGCCATAAAGGTAATAATATATAGTTAG
- a CDS encoding cobalamin biosynthesis protein — protein MLFVLALALIWDLTISEPPIYIHPVVWTGKISEALIKPYKGYSYGVLLWIMSVLPPLFIFVYLPVEAPIPIYLNLIILAFSLKTTFSIKMLYDIVKKGSRLDEQARYYAQQIVRRDLSKSDKGHIASALIESLFESTVDGIASPIFWFLIFGIFGAMLQRLANTMDSMVGYKTPELRKEGWFSAKIDTILNYIPARLTGMIMLTSGFILGLNVKQGWKTLREAKMESINAKYPIAIAAGLLNVSLEKVGHYRIGNGNLPDEKDVKNALKLFKLSLILYFLLILTIYYYLYGISLLSYPYGLIELI, from the coding sequence GTGTTATTTGTTCTTGCACTTGCATTGATATGGGATCTAACAATTTCAGAACCGCCTATTTACATACATCCTGTAGTTTGGACTGGAAAAATATCGGAAGCACTAATCAAACCCTACAAGGGCTATTCTTACGGAGTTCTCTTATGGATAATGTCGGTTTTACCCCCATTATTTATTTTCGTGTACTTACCAGTAGAAGCACCAATTCCAATTTACCTTAATCTAATAATCTTAGCGTTTTCGTTGAAAACGACATTTTCGATTAAAATGCTCTACGATATTGTAAAAAAGGGATCAAGGTTGGATGAGCAAGCTAGGTATTATGCACAACAGATTGTCAGAAGGGATTTAAGTAAAAGTGATAAAGGCCATATAGCTTCTGCATTAATCGAATCACTATTTGAGAGCACTGTTGACGGGATAGCTTCTCCAATTTTCTGGTTTCTTATCTTTGGAATTTTCGGAGCAATGTTACAAAGACTTGCAAATACAATGGACAGCATGGTAGGATATAAGACTCCGGAGCTTAGAAAAGAGGGTTGGTTCTCAGCTAAAATTGACACTATACTCAATTACATCCCAGCTAGGCTAACTGGAATGATAATGCTTACATCTGGTTTTATCTTGGGACTTAACGTGAAACAAGGATGGAAAACACTTAGGGAGGCAAAAATGGAAAGTATAAATGCTAAATACCCAATAGCTATTGCTGCAGGTTTACTAAATGTAAGTTTAGAAAAGGTTGGTCACTATAGAATAGGCAATGGAAATTTGCCAGACGAAAAAGATGTTAAAAATGCGCTAAAATTATTTAAATTAAGTTTAATCTTGTACTTTCTCCTCATCCTAACTATATATTATTACCTTTATGGCATTTCCCTCCTTAGCTACCCTTACGGCCTCATTGAACTCATCTAA
- the cobS gene encoding adenosylcobinamide-GDP ribazoletransferase: MRLKGVLALFSFFTAIPIKSNASLEEIAEYSYISPLIIGISLALIESAVYVLLYRILEALAGIVLLGVVELLRGFNHLDGLLDLGDALMIKGDRERKIKALKDVEIGSGGIGLLLVYLSIQIVALLKLGFSFYTIFHLISSNVLSMTIGLYILSTISPIPESNLGKIFHNKLKGKSTVLLLELIPFISLYNIIVFLVFYMIMHKICRSLGGSSGDIAGASITLSFPLFLLTNEITNLNYSLLSILCYLFLHLH; encoded by the coding sequence ATGCGATTAAAAGGAGTACTTGCATTATTCTCGTTTTTTACCGCAATACCAATAAAGAGCAATGCGTCTTTGGAGGAAATTGCAGAATACTCCTACATATCGCCACTAATTATTGGCATATCGTTGGCATTAATAGAGAGTGCAGTGTATGTTCTCTTATATAGAATTCTTGAAGCTCTTGCTGGGATAGTATTGTTAGGTGTAGTAGAATTGCTTAGGGGATTTAATCATCTAGATGGTTTATTGGACTTAGGAGACGCATTGATGATAAAAGGAGATAGGGAGAGGAAGATAAAGGCATTAAAGGACGTTGAAATAGGTTCTGGAGGAATAGGTTTACTTTTAGTATACCTATCAATTCAAATAGTGGCTTTATTAAAGCTAGGCTTCTCATTCTACACTATATTCCATCTGATATCATCTAACGTACTCTCGATGACAATAGGGCTTTATATACTTTCAACCATAAGTCCAATTCCAGAAAGTAATCTTGGGAAAATCTTTCATAATAAATTGAAAGGAAAGTCTACGGTATTACTTTTGGAATTAATTCCGTTTATTTCATTATACAATATAATAGTTTTCCTAGTGTTCTACATGATAATGCATAAGATATGTAGATCGCTTGGAGGTTCCTCAGGTGATATAGCCGGGGCTTCAATAACTCTTTCCTTTCCACTATTCCTATTAACCAATGAGATAACCAATTTAAATTACTCACTATTATCTATCTTGTGTTATTTGTTCTTGCACTTGCATTGA
- the htpX gene encoding zinc metalloprotease HtpX, whose protein sequence is MNWEVVKLRLNMALATLGIVLLGFALALAVADYAFGAQFGVGLMLSILMFIFFLNIIQWLFGPYMINWAYRTVEVTPTDPVYGWLYSTVAEVAKYNGFRDVPKVYIADVPFPNAFAYGSPIAGKRIAFTLPILKLLNRDEIMAVAGHELGHLKHRDVELLMAVGLIPALIYYLGWWIFWGGMFGGGGGNGRGNNGGLLFLIGIAMMAVSFVFQLLVLSINRMREAYADVNSALTVPGGKENLQLALAKLTLSMDPGALEKFKKKSTTNQMASMLFFTNAIEEVPTWNARELVEIWKTTKVPWYAEIFMDHPHPAKRIQLLEKVSKY, encoded by the coding sequence ATGAATTGGGAAGTAGTAAAATTAAGATTAAATATGGCGTTAGCAACTCTAGGAATTGTTTTACTAGGATTTGCATTAGCATTAGCGGTTGCTGATTATGCATTCGGAGCACAATTTGGTGTGGGATTAATGTTATCTATCTTAATGTTCATATTCTTCCTTAACATTATTCAGTGGCTATTTGGGCCATATATGATAAACTGGGCATACAGAACAGTAGAAGTAACCCCTACTGATCCAGTTTACGGATGGTTATACAGTACAGTAGCCGAAGTTGCAAAGTATAATGGATTTAGAGATGTTCCAAAAGTGTATATCGCTGATGTACCATTCCCTAATGCTTTCGCATATGGAAGTCCAATAGCCGGTAAAAGAATAGCCTTTACATTACCAATATTAAAATTACTAAATAGGGATGAAATAATGGCCGTTGCAGGGCATGAACTGGGACATCTAAAGCATAGAGATGTAGAATTGCTAATGGCTGTAGGTCTAATTCCAGCTTTAATTTATTACTTAGGTTGGTGGATATTCTGGGGAGGAATGTTCGGTGGTGGAGGAGGAAATGGCAGAGGAAATAATGGAGGATTACTTTTCTTAATAGGAATTGCAATGATGGCAGTAAGCTTCGTTTTCCAACTACTCGTACTATCTATAAATAGAATGAGAGAAGCCTATGCTGATGTTAATTCAGCCTTAACAGTACCAGGTGGAAAAGAGAACTTACAATTAGCCTTAGCTAAACTAACACTTTCAATGGATCCCGGGGCATTAGAGAAATTTAAGAAAAAGAGTACTACCAATCAAATGGCTAGTATGCTATTCTTCACCAACGCCATTGAAGAAGTTCCAACATGGAATGCTAGAGAGCTAGTGGAGATTTGGAAGACTACAAAGGTTCCATGGTATGCTGAAATATTTATGGATCATCCACATCCTGCAAAAAGAATTCAATTACTTGAAAAAGTTTCTAAATACTAA
- a CDS encoding cobyric acid synthase codes for MSIIVASTMSDSGKSFVTTGLVRILNAKPLKIQNMSLNSISTWDGGEIAFIQAYQAWGAGIRPERHMNPILLKPMGKGLEVIFMGNSLGIMSGNEYYNLATNTLWQKISQFLSSNVVIEAAGGIGEPNFIDKDITAIKVMKDKGIPAILVLDIDRGGAFASGYGTYMMLPQSIREKLKGFIINKFRGDEKFLYDAIKWLEEKTGMKYLGYLPFLSEVPIMPEDSMNIYNFGEGDVEVAIIAYPYMSNFNELYALAKSNAHVSFVKKPKEIVKADLVILPGSRNTLESLKWLVENGFVEYLRQKTRGILGICGGFQILGKKLIDPYGIEAGYPIEYEGLGVFDVNIHYGKAKVVSISSGVSEYGKIDGYEIRRGVVKYVDEKPLLKITVRNGEKVSVEDGARKDSIIGLSVHGSLFSEGMKKLLKEFNINIYSLSMVDEIQQQAIRVEQFLRKYLHIDEIVEIYKQ; via the coding sequence GTGTCAATAATAGTAGCCTCAACCATGAGTGATTCAGGTAAGTCATTTGTAACCACTGGACTAGTTAGAATTCTAAATGCAAAACCACTTAAAATTCAGAATATGTCTTTAAATAGCATTTCAACTTGGGATGGTGGAGAAATAGCCTTCATACAAGCTTACCAAGCATGGGGGGCTGGAATAAGACCAGAAAGGCATATGAACCCAATTTTGCTCAAGCCAATGGGTAAGGGCCTTGAAGTAATCTTTATGGGAAACTCACTTGGTATTATGAGTGGCAATGAGTATTATAATTTAGCAACCAACACGTTGTGGCAAAAAATCTCACAATTCCTATCAAGTAATGTTGTAATAGAAGCAGCTGGAGGCATAGGAGAACCAAATTTTATTGATAAGGATATTACAGCAATAAAAGTAATGAAAGATAAGGGAATTCCAGCAATTCTAGTATTAGATATTGATAGGGGAGGTGCATTTGCGTCTGGTTATGGCACTTATATGATGCTTCCCCAATCTATCAGAGAGAAATTGAAAGGATTCATTATTAATAAATTCAGAGGAGATGAAAAGTTTCTGTATGATGCTATAAAATGGCTTGAAGAGAAAACAGGTATGAAATACTTAGGTTATTTGCCTTTTCTCAGCGAAGTCCCGATAATGCCAGAGGACTCCATGAATATTTACAATTTTGGTGAAGGTGATGTTGAAGTTGCCATAATAGCCTATCCTTATATGAGCAATTTTAACGAATTGTATGCCTTAGCTAAGTCTAATGCTCATGTATCCTTTGTGAAAAAGCCTAAAGAAATTGTGAAGGCTGATCTGGTAATTTTACCGGGTAGTAGGAATACTCTAGAATCGTTAAAATGGTTGGTAGAGAATGGGTTCGTGGAATATCTAAGGCAAAAGACTAGGGGAATTTTAGGTATTTGCGGTGGTTTTCAAATTTTAGGTAAAAAGCTTATAGATCCTTATGGAATTGAGGCGGGATATCCTATAGAATATGAGGGTTTAGGAGTATTTGATGTTAACATACACTATGGCAAGGCTAAGGTAGTTTCCATTAGTTCTGGTGTTTCAGAATATGGCAAAATAGATGGTTATGAAATTAGAAGGGGAGTAGTAAAGTATGTGGACGAAAAGCCCTTACTTAAAATAACCGTGAGGAATGGTGAAAAAGTAAGTGTTGAGGATGGGGCAAGAAAGGATAGTATTATTGGCTTAAGTGTACACGGAAGCTTATTTTCTGAAGGAATGAAAAAATTACTGAAGGAGTTTAATATTAATATTTACTCACTATCAATGGTAGACGAGATCCAACAACAAGCAATTCGTGTAGAGCAATTTTTAAGGAAATATTTACATATTGACGAAATAGTCGAAATTTATAAGCAATGA
- a CDS encoding M48 family metallopeptidase: MDLIITFGLLTLVILLEFVVVPAIVLKRVTKFSTLYDYPIYIVNSNEVNAYSLNSVWGKFIVITRGLVNEEDEEHVRAAIMHELGHLKLNHHVKMSLYIISVIIAFTYLLNLNLFVLIPFGLFALFMQRYFQRRFELSADKFALRFTNRRLLEDLITKYDVKETTFLSTHPNIHVRLKNIDQ, from the coding sequence GTGGATTTAATTATTACTTTCGGTTTACTCACACTGGTTATTTTGCTTGAATTCGTCGTAGTACCAGCAATAGTGCTTAAAAGAGTAACAAAATTTTCCACCCTTTATGATTATCCTATATATATTGTAAACTCTAATGAAGTAAATGCGTACTCTCTGAACTCGGTTTGGGGAAAATTTATCGTTATAACTAGGGGATTGGTAAATGAAGAAGATGAGGAGCATGTTAGAGCAGCTATCATGCATGAACTTGGACATTTAAAGCTAAATCATCACGTTAAAATGAGCCTTTATATTATTTCGGTAATCATAGCCTTCACCTATCTTCTTAATTTAAATTTATTTGTATTGATTCCTTTTGGGCTTTTCGCCTTGTTTATGCAAAGATATTTCCAGAGGAGATTTGAGTTGAGTGCGGATAAGTTTGCCTTGAGGTTTACCAATAGAAGATTATTAGAAGATTTAATAACTAAATATGATGTGAAAGAAACTACGTTTTTATCTACACATCCAAATATTCACGTAAGGCTTAAAAACATCGACCAATAG